A genome region from Macaca nemestrina isolate mMacNem1 chromosome 20, mMacNem.hap1, whole genome shotgun sequence includes the following:
- the LOC139360174 gene encoding uncharacterized protein: MHQKVCEWGFNRVFHRVAPATSAPVLYEKQAESNSPLENTPLPSTVARVSRLAATRSELPAVVMSLVDLRLLALIQHPSKHSLRTHCVPAPTFLELGGGDRDSEQTYRLRWWEGLCAPGCLHERLWQGGCTPGCLREGLWWLRPGFSARGALVATSRVLCTRGSGRAAAPRVVCARGSGGYVPGCLHEGLWWLRPGFSARGALAGRLHPGLSAQGALAATSRVLCTRGSGRAAAPRVVCARGSGGYVPGCLHEGLWHLGSGRAAAPRVVCVRGSGGCTPGCLHEGLWRLHPGLSARGALVAAPRVVCTRGSGG; encoded by the coding sequence ATGCATCAGAAGGTTTGTGAATGGGGATTTAATCGAGTGTTTCACAGGGTGGCCCCTGCCACCTCCGCCCCTGTTTTGTACGAGAAGCAGGCGGAATCCAACTCTCCCCTCGAGAACACGCCGTTGCCCTCCACTGTTGCTCGTGTGTCTCGCCTTGCTGCGACCCGGTCAGAGCTCCCTGCAGTTGTCATGTCCCTGGTTGACCTCAGGCTCCTGGCACTGATTCAGCATCCCAGTAAGCACAGCCTGcgcacccactgtgtgccagctCCCACTTTCCTGGAGCTTGGGGGAGGAGACAGGGACAGTGAGCAAACGTACAGACTGAGATGGTGGGAGGGGCTGTGCGCTCCGGGTTGTCTGCACGAGAGGCTCTGGCAGGGCGGCTGCACCCCGGGTTGTCTGCGCGAGGGGCTCTGGTGGCTACGTCCCGGGTTCTCTGCACGAGGGGCTCTGGTGGCTACGTCCCGGGTTCTCTGCACGAGGGGCTCTGGCAGGGCGGCTGCACCCCGGGTTGTCTGCGCAAGGGGCTCTGGCGGCTACGTCCCGGGTTGTCTGCACGAGGGGCTCTGGTGGCTACGTCCCGGGTTCTCTGCACGAGGGGCTCTGGCAGGGCGGCTGCACCCCGGGTTGTCTGCGCAAGGGGCTCTGGCGGCTACGTCCCGGGTTCTCTGCACGAGGGGCTCTGGCAGGGCGGCTGCTCCCCGGGTTGTCTGCGCGAGAGGCTCTGGTGGCTACGTCCCGGGTTGTCTGCACGAGGGGCTCTGGCATCTGGGCTCTGGCAGGGCGGCTGCACCCCGGGTTGTCTGCGTGAGGGGCTCTGGAGGCTGCACCCCAGGTTGTCTGCACGAGGGGCTCTGGAGGCTGCACCCCGGGTTGTCTGCACGAGGGGCTCTGGTGGCTGCACCCCGGGTTGTCTGCACGAGGGGCTCTGGTGGCTAA
- the LOC105486647 gene encoding mesoderm induction early response protein 2 isoform X5, protein MAEASSLGRQSPRVVSCLEHSLCPGEPGLPTTAVVSMGSGDHQFNLAEILSQNYSVQGECEEASRCPEKPKEELEKDFISQSNDMPFDELLALYGYEASDPISDRESEGGDVAPDLPDMTLDKEQIAKDLLSGEEEEETQSSADDLTPSVTSHEASDLFPNRSGSHFLADEDKEPGSSASSDTEEDSLPANKCKKEIMVGPQFQADLSNLHLNRHCEKIYENEDQLLWDPSVLPEREVEEFLYRAVKRRWQEMAGPQLPEGEAVKDSEQALYELVKCNFNVEEALRRLRFNVKVIRDGLCAWSEEECRNFEHGFRVHGKNFHLIQANKVRTRSVGECVEYYYLWKKSERYDYFAQQTRLGRRKDADQDLDGSDPDGPGRPRPEQDTPTGMRTDPLSVDGTAGGLGEPAVASDGLPSSEPGPCSFQQPDEPPAGPPSRQPPALADPASYPPAVVAPEADAGPRLAVDFALPEELPLISSRVDLSGDPEGTVAPAQVALSVTEFGLIGIGDVNPFLAAHPTCPAPGLHSEPLSHCNVMTC, encoded by the exons TGGTGTCCATGGGCTCTGGAGACCATCAGTTCAACCTCGCAGAGATCCTGTCACAGAACTACAGCGTTCAGGGAGAGTGCGAGGAGGCCTCGAGGTGCCCGGAGAAGCCCAAGGAGGAGCTGGAGAAGGACTTCATCTCCCAG AGCAACGACATGCCCTTCGATGAGCTGCTTGCACTCTATGGCTACGAGGCATCAGACCCCATTTCAGACCGGGAGAGTGAGGGTGGTGACGTGGCCCCTGACCTCCCGGACATGACCCTGGACAAG gaacaaATAGCAAAGGATTTGCTTtcaggggaagaagaggaagagacacagtCATCTGCTGACGACCTCACCCCGTCCGTGACCTCCCACGAGGCCTCCGACCTCTTCCCTAACCGGAGTGGAT CTCATTTCCTGGCTGATGAAGACAAAGAGCCTGGCTCTTCTGCCTCCTCCGACACCGAGGAGGACTCTCTTCCTGCCAACAAATGTAAGAAG GAGATCATGGTGGGACCTCAGTTCCAAGCTGATCTCAGCAACCTGCACTTGAACCGGCACTGTGAGAAGA TCTACGAGAATGAAGACCAGCTGCTCTGGGACCCCAGCGTCCTCCCCGAGAGGGAGGTGGAGGAGTTCCTGTACAGGGCGGTGAAGCGGCGTTGGCAGGAGATGGCTGGGCCCCAGCTCCCGGAGGGAGAAGCCGTGAAAGACAGTGAGCAG GCGCTGTACGAGTTGGTGAAATGCAACTTCAACGTGGAGGAGGCCCTGCGAAGGCTGCGGTTCAACGTGAAGGTGATCCGAG ATGGGCTCTGTGCTTGGAGTGAAGAGGAGTGCAGGAACTTTGAGCATGGCTTCCGCGTGCACGGAAAGAACTTTCACCTGATCCAGGCCAACAAG GTGCGCACACGGTCTGTGGGTGAGTGTGTTGAGTACTACTACCTGTGGAAGAAGTCGGAGCGCTACGACTACTTCGCCCAGCAGACACGGCTGGGCCGGAGGAA GGACGCAGACCAGGACCTGGATGGCAGCGACCCCGATGGCCCTGGCCGTCCGCGCCCGGAGCAGGACACCCCGACTGGGATGCGTACAG ACCCACTGAGTGTGGATGGCACGGCCGGTGGTCTCGGTGAGCCTGCGGTGGCCTCGGATGGCCTCCCGTCCTCGGAGCCGGGGCCCTGTTCCTTCCAGCAGCCGGACGAGCCCCCCGCCGGACCCCCGTCCCGTCAGCCTCCGGCCCTGGCCGACCCGGCCTCGTACCCGCCGGCTGTCGTCGCTCCGGAGGCAGACGCCGGCCCAAGGCTGGCTGTGGACTTCGCCCTGCCCGAGGAGCTGCCTCTCATCTCCAGCCGTGTGGACCTGAGCGGGGACCCGGAGGGGACTGTGGCCCCTGCGCAGGTGGCTTTGTCGGTCACCGAGTTTGGACTCATTGGCATTGGGGACGTGAACCCCTTCCTGGCCGCCCACCCCACGTGCCCGGCCCCCGGGCTACACTCGGAGCCCCTGTCACA CTGTAATGTGATGACCTGCTGA
- the LOC105486647 gene encoding mesoderm induction early response protein 2 isoform X4 produces MAEASSLGRQSPRVVSCLEHSLCPGEPGLPTTAVVSMGSGDHQFNLAEILSQNYSVQGECEEASRCPEKPKEELEKDFISQSNDMPFDELLALYGYEASDPISDRESEGGDVAPDLPDMTLDKEQIAKDLLSGEEEEETQSSADDLTPSVTSHEASDLFPNRSGSHFLADEDKEPGSSASSDTEEDSLPANKCKKEIMVGPQFQADLSNLHLNRHCEKIYENEDQLLWDPSVLPEREVEEFLYRAVKRRWQEMAGPQLPEGEAVKDSEQALYELVKCNFNVEEALRRLRFNVKVIRDGLCAWSEEECRNFEHGFRVHGKNFHLIQANKVRTRSVGECVEYYYLWKKSERYDYFAQQTRLGRRKYVPSGTTDADQDLDGSDPDGPGRPRPEQDTPTGMRTDPLSVDGTAGGLGEPAVASDGLPSSEPGPCSFQQPDEPPAGPPSRQPPALADPASYPPAVVAPEADAGPRLAVDFALPEELPLISSRVDLSGDPEGTVAPAQVALSVTEFGLIGIGDVNPFLAAHPTCPAPGLHSEPLSHCNVMTC; encoded by the exons TGGTGTCCATGGGCTCTGGAGACCATCAGTTCAACCTCGCAGAGATCCTGTCACAGAACTACAGCGTTCAGGGAGAGTGCGAGGAGGCCTCGAGGTGCCCGGAGAAGCCCAAGGAGGAGCTGGAGAAGGACTTCATCTCCCAG AGCAACGACATGCCCTTCGATGAGCTGCTTGCACTCTATGGCTACGAGGCATCAGACCCCATTTCAGACCGGGAGAGTGAGGGTGGTGACGTGGCCCCTGACCTCCCGGACATGACCCTGGACAAG gaacaaATAGCAAAGGATTTGCTTtcaggggaagaagaggaagagacacagtCATCTGCTGACGACCTCACCCCGTCCGTGACCTCCCACGAGGCCTCCGACCTCTTCCCTAACCGGAGTGGAT CTCATTTCCTGGCTGATGAAGACAAAGAGCCTGGCTCTTCTGCCTCCTCCGACACCGAGGAGGACTCTCTTCCTGCCAACAAATGTAAGAAG GAGATCATGGTGGGACCTCAGTTCCAAGCTGATCTCAGCAACCTGCACTTGAACCGGCACTGTGAGAAGA TCTACGAGAATGAAGACCAGCTGCTCTGGGACCCCAGCGTCCTCCCCGAGAGGGAGGTGGAGGAGTTCCTGTACAGGGCGGTGAAGCGGCGTTGGCAGGAGATGGCTGGGCCCCAGCTCCCGGAGGGAGAAGCCGTGAAAGACAGTGAGCAG GCGCTGTACGAGTTGGTGAAATGCAACTTCAACGTGGAGGAGGCCCTGCGAAGGCTGCGGTTCAACGTGAAGGTGATCCGAG ATGGGCTCTGTGCTTGGAGTGAAGAGGAGTGCAGGAACTTTGAGCATGGCTTCCGCGTGCACGGAAAGAACTTTCACCTGATCCAGGCCAACAAG GTGCGCACACGGTCTGTGGGTGAGTGTGTTGAGTACTACTACCTGTGGAAGAAGTCGGAGCGCTACGACTACTTCGCCCAGCAGACACGGCTGGGCCGGAGGAAGTACGTCCCGTCCGGAACCAC GGACGCAGACCAGGACCTGGATGGCAGCGACCCCGATGGCCCTGGCCGTCCGCGCCCGGAGCAGGACACCCCGACTGGGATGCGTACAG ACCCACTGAGTGTGGATGGCACGGCCGGTGGTCTCGGTGAGCCTGCGGTGGCCTCGGATGGCCTCCCGTCCTCGGAGCCGGGGCCCTGTTCCTTCCAGCAGCCGGACGAGCCCCCCGCCGGACCCCCGTCCCGTCAGCCTCCGGCCCTGGCCGACCCGGCCTCGTACCCGCCGGCTGTCGTCGCTCCGGAGGCAGACGCCGGCCCAAGGCTGGCTGTGGACTTCGCCCTGCCCGAGGAGCTGCCTCTCATCTCCAGCCGTGTGGACCTGAGCGGGGACCCGGAGGGGACTGTGGCCCCTGCGCAGGTGGCTTTGTCGGTCACCGAGTTTGGACTCATTGGCATTGGGGACGTGAACCCCTTCCTGGCCGCCCACCCCACGTGCCCGGCCCCCGGGCTACACTCGGAGCCCCTGTCACA CTGTAATGTGATGACCTGCTGA
- the LOC105486647 gene encoding mesoderm induction early response protein 2 isoform X2 produces MRMVAGLQARRRKTRLPVALQRRGRPASSLGRQSPRVVSCLEHSLCPGEPGLPTTAVVSMGSGDHQFNLAEILSQNYSVQGECEEASRCPEKPKEELEKDFISQSNDMPFDELLALYGYEASDPISDRESEGGDVAPDLPDMTLDKEQIAKDLLSGEEEEETQSSADDLTPSVTSHEASDLFPNRSGSHFLADEDKEPGSSASSDTEEDSLPANKCKKEIMVGPQFQADLSNLHLNRHCEKIYENEDQLLWDPSVLPEREVEEFLYRAVKRRWQEMAGPQLPEGEAVKDSEQALYELVKCNFNVEEALRRLRFNVKVIRDGLCAWSEEECRNFEHGFRVHGKNFHLIQANKVRTRSVGECVEYYYLWKKSERYDYFAQQTRLGRRKYVPSGTTDADQDLDGSDPDGPGRPRPEQDTPTGMRTDPLSVDGTAGGLGEPAVASDGLPSSEPGPCSFQQPDEPPAGPPSRQPPALADPASYPPAVVAPEADAGPRLAVDFALPEELPLISSRVDLSGDPEGTVAPAQVALSVTEFGLIGIGDVNPFLAAHPTCPAPGLHSEPLSHCNVMTC; encoded by the exons TGGTGTCCATGGGCTCTGGAGACCATCAGTTCAACCTCGCAGAGATCCTGTCACAGAACTACAGCGTTCAGGGAGAGTGCGAGGAGGCCTCGAGGTGCCCGGAGAAGCCCAAGGAGGAGCTGGAGAAGGACTTCATCTCCCAG AGCAACGACATGCCCTTCGATGAGCTGCTTGCACTCTATGGCTACGAGGCATCAGACCCCATTTCAGACCGGGAGAGTGAGGGTGGTGACGTGGCCCCTGACCTCCCGGACATGACCCTGGACAAG gaacaaATAGCAAAGGATTTGCTTtcaggggaagaagaggaagagacacagtCATCTGCTGACGACCTCACCCCGTCCGTGACCTCCCACGAGGCCTCCGACCTCTTCCCTAACCGGAGTGGAT CTCATTTCCTGGCTGATGAAGACAAAGAGCCTGGCTCTTCTGCCTCCTCCGACACCGAGGAGGACTCTCTTCCTGCCAACAAATGTAAGAAG GAGATCATGGTGGGACCTCAGTTCCAAGCTGATCTCAGCAACCTGCACTTGAACCGGCACTGTGAGAAGA TCTACGAGAATGAAGACCAGCTGCTCTGGGACCCCAGCGTCCTCCCCGAGAGGGAGGTGGAGGAGTTCCTGTACAGGGCGGTGAAGCGGCGTTGGCAGGAGATGGCTGGGCCCCAGCTCCCGGAGGGAGAAGCCGTGAAAGACAGTGAGCAG GCGCTGTACGAGTTGGTGAAATGCAACTTCAACGTGGAGGAGGCCCTGCGAAGGCTGCGGTTCAACGTGAAGGTGATCCGAG ATGGGCTCTGTGCTTGGAGTGAAGAGGAGTGCAGGAACTTTGAGCATGGCTTCCGCGTGCACGGAAAGAACTTTCACCTGATCCAGGCCAACAAG GTGCGCACACGGTCTGTGGGTGAGTGTGTTGAGTACTACTACCTGTGGAAGAAGTCGGAGCGCTACGACTACTTCGCCCAGCAGACACGGCTGGGCCGGAGGAAGTACGTCCCGTCCGGAACCAC GGACGCAGACCAGGACCTGGATGGCAGCGACCCCGATGGCCCTGGCCGTCCGCGCCCGGAGCAGGACACCCCGACTGGGATGCGTACAG ACCCACTGAGTGTGGATGGCACGGCCGGTGGTCTCGGTGAGCCTGCGGTGGCCTCGGATGGCCTCCCGTCCTCGGAGCCGGGGCCCTGTTCCTTCCAGCAGCCGGACGAGCCCCCCGCCGGACCCCCGTCCCGTCAGCCTCCGGCCCTGGCCGACCCGGCCTCGTACCCGCCGGCTGTCGTCGCTCCGGAGGCAGACGCCGGCCCAAGGCTGGCTGTGGACTTCGCCCTGCCCGAGGAGCTGCCTCTCATCTCCAGCCGTGTGGACCTGAGCGGGGACCCGGAGGGGACTGTGGCCCCTGCGCAGGTGGCTTTGTCGGTCACCGAGTTTGGACTCATTGGCATTGGGGACGTGAACCCCTTCCTGGCCGCCCACCCCACGTGCCCGGCCCCCGGGCTACACTCGGAGCCCCTGTCACA CTGTAATGTGATGACCTGCTGA
- the LOC105486647 gene encoding mesoderm induction early response protein 2 isoform X3, protein MSSSRFLAGRANPASLPSQASSLGRQSPRVVSCLEHSLCPGEPGLPTTAVVSMGSGDHQFNLAEILSQNYSVQGECEEASRCPEKPKEELEKDFISQSNDMPFDELLALYGYEASDPISDRESEGGDVAPDLPDMTLDKEQIAKDLLSGEEEEETQSSADDLTPSVTSHEASDLFPNRSGSHFLADEDKEPGSSASSDTEEDSLPANKCKKEIMVGPQFQADLSNLHLNRHCEKIYENEDQLLWDPSVLPEREVEEFLYRAVKRRWQEMAGPQLPEGEAVKDSEQALYELVKCNFNVEEALRRLRFNVKVIRDGLCAWSEEECRNFEHGFRVHGKNFHLIQANKVRTRSVGECVEYYYLWKKSERYDYFAQQTRLGRRKYVPSGTTDADQDLDGSDPDGPGRPRPEQDTPTGMRTDPLSVDGTAGGLGEPAVASDGLPSSEPGPCSFQQPDEPPAGPPSRQPPALADPASYPPAVVAPEADAGPRLAVDFALPEELPLISSRVDLSGDPEGTVAPAQVALSVTEFGLIGIGDVNPFLAAHPTCPAPGLHSEPLSHCNVMTC, encoded by the exons TGGTGTCCATGGGCTCTGGAGACCATCAGTTCAACCTCGCAGAGATCCTGTCACAGAACTACAGCGTTCAGGGAGAGTGCGAGGAGGCCTCGAGGTGCCCGGAGAAGCCCAAGGAGGAGCTGGAGAAGGACTTCATCTCCCAG AGCAACGACATGCCCTTCGATGAGCTGCTTGCACTCTATGGCTACGAGGCATCAGACCCCATTTCAGACCGGGAGAGTGAGGGTGGTGACGTGGCCCCTGACCTCCCGGACATGACCCTGGACAAG gaacaaATAGCAAAGGATTTGCTTtcaggggaagaagaggaagagacacagtCATCTGCTGACGACCTCACCCCGTCCGTGACCTCCCACGAGGCCTCCGACCTCTTCCCTAACCGGAGTGGAT CTCATTTCCTGGCTGATGAAGACAAAGAGCCTGGCTCTTCTGCCTCCTCCGACACCGAGGAGGACTCTCTTCCTGCCAACAAATGTAAGAAG GAGATCATGGTGGGACCTCAGTTCCAAGCTGATCTCAGCAACCTGCACTTGAACCGGCACTGTGAGAAGA TCTACGAGAATGAAGACCAGCTGCTCTGGGACCCCAGCGTCCTCCCCGAGAGGGAGGTGGAGGAGTTCCTGTACAGGGCGGTGAAGCGGCGTTGGCAGGAGATGGCTGGGCCCCAGCTCCCGGAGGGAGAAGCCGTGAAAGACAGTGAGCAG GCGCTGTACGAGTTGGTGAAATGCAACTTCAACGTGGAGGAGGCCCTGCGAAGGCTGCGGTTCAACGTGAAGGTGATCCGAG ATGGGCTCTGTGCTTGGAGTGAAGAGGAGTGCAGGAACTTTGAGCATGGCTTCCGCGTGCACGGAAAGAACTTTCACCTGATCCAGGCCAACAAG GTGCGCACACGGTCTGTGGGTGAGTGTGTTGAGTACTACTACCTGTGGAAGAAGTCGGAGCGCTACGACTACTTCGCCCAGCAGACACGGCTGGGCCGGAGGAAGTACGTCCCGTCCGGAACCAC GGACGCAGACCAGGACCTGGATGGCAGCGACCCCGATGGCCCTGGCCGTCCGCGCCCGGAGCAGGACACCCCGACTGGGATGCGTACAG ACCCACTGAGTGTGGATGGCACGGCCGGTGGTCTCGGTGAGCCTGCGGTGGCCTCGGATGGCCTCCCGTCCTCGGAGCCGGGGCCCTGTTCCTTCCAGCAGCCGGACGAGCCCCCCGCCGGACCCCCGTCCCGTCAGCCTCCGGCCCTGGCCGACCCGGCCTCGTACCCGCCGGCTGTCGTCGCTCCGGAGGCAGACGCCGGCCCAAGGCTGGCTGTGGACTTCGCCCTGCCCGAGGAGCTGCCTCTCATCTCCAGCCGTGTGGACCTGAGCGGGGACCCGGAGGGGACTGTGGCCCCTGCGCAGGTGGCTTTGTCGGTCACCGAGTTTGGACTCATTGGCATTGGGGACGTGAACCCCTTCCTGGCCGCCCACCCCACGTGCCCGGCCCCCGGGCTACACTCGGAGCCCCTGTCACA CTGTAATGTGATGACCTGCTGA